The Rhodamnia argentea isolate NSW1041297 chromosome 7, ASM2092103v1, whole genome shotgun sequence genome contains the following window.
GGTGGGGCACTTACCCATACACAGTGTTCACCCCAATTCAGAAGGTCTCAATTCACCATGATACCACTGATGAACGGCCAATCCTATCAAACCGATCATAGATTATCCACGTCCACAAATGAACTAACATCAATGTTTTGAAGCGTGATTTTTCCCATGTACAAATCATCTGTATGGGCAGGACAGACGGGAAGGCATTTGCGATTCAAGCTCTCGTGAATTGCACCCATCCCCGAGATCCACTTCTCCTCGTTCAATGGGTTTACATTTAATCGGTTTTGGAGTAATCGGATCCGATAAAAAACTACATCGGTACGGTCACAGAAATGAGCAATACAGGAATGAAGTGGCCCGCAATCGAAAGCCAATCTAATCAGCGCCAAAGTTAGAACCCCATCAACAGGCTTTGGATCTGAAAGGTTTCTATCTCCCATCATCTTAACCTCTCTTTCTGTTGGAAAGtacaaaatttcattttcacATGCATCTAAGACTTTTAAATCCTTGGAGTAATGCTTAATTGCTTCAAGTTTGGTCGAATCATGCTTCTCTGCTAAAGTTAAAATGCAAGAGAACCTCATGTGATAAGTTACAACTGTTTTTACCATCTTGAAGTTGTGGCAGCAACAGAAATAGTTGAGCCATTTCTTCCCTACACCTGCATACCATTTGACGATATCAGCATCATCTAGAGCAATGAGTAGCTTGATCGGTCTAGGACGACCCATGTTGTTTGTAAATCCAGCCATTTTAACTGCCTTTCGAACAAGTTCAATGGGTGCATCAACTCTAATACACAATCTTGTCAAATCATGAACTGTCATCTCCGCATACTTCTGTTCTCTgtcctcttcttctctcctttcttcttccctcaATGCCTTAATAGCTTTGACAGGAGACAAGTGCTTATCTACTTGCTTTTGGAACTTGTCATAAGCAAAGACAAGTTCCTGCGGCAATTGGTCTCTTATGCGtggtaaagaaagaaaatttccagCAGAGAGCACCCGATGCCAATTATACTGCTCCTCCAGAGATCCTAAGAAGTCTTGCACCACTTCATCGGCCCATGTTCTGAAAATCTCATTGACCTCATTCTCAATTTGAATATCAAATTTGAACCCATCTGACCGTTTTAACTTCTTGAAAACATGACTCAAAATCTTCAATCCCAGTTTCTTCCTATTCCTCTCCCTAGCATTTTTCATTTCTAAAGCTTTCACTTCCTTCTGTCTCAGGTACTTCTTCCTAGCCCTAATGGCTTTTTCTGACAATGGGGGATGCAAAACAGAAGGCGGGACTGCCTGAAGTTCCATACCTAAGAACTCAATCTTTTCCATCGTCGGGCTGTGAATTGCAGTTCTCACTCTATCTACCTTCAATTCCAACTTCTCTTCTATATACTTCACGACGTTATTCTTCAAATCCAGAGTAAAGATTTTTGACCCTGACGTTATAAACAGCATCTCGTCCAAATACCTAACTGCGTACACCTTCACGGGCTTGTAAAACACATTCGATGTCGAATCTGAAACATTCTCATTAGACTCGAACTTAAGATTCTCTTTATTCGATCGAAGCCTTAAATCCTGAATTTCCTTGTCAAGTCCGTTGAAGTACACGTTAATCAAAATTGCACACAAGCCGCTCTCCTGCGGAAACCCTCTCCCCAAATAACACCCGCCCAATTCGATGATCACGGCTTCGCACTCAAACAGCCTCCTTATCAAATCGATGAAAAAAGAATCGTCGATTTTCTCTTCAATGAACTTACACAATTTGCTCACATGAACACAATCAAACTTCTTTCTGTCGAATTTCACAGTGAACCACCAACTGGGATTCTGCACCGAGGTCTTCAAGTACCGAACAGCCGTGTGGCGCCCCACGCCGACCCGTCCGCCGTAAGCGAAAGTCGCAAACCTCTCATCATATATGACCTCCAGAACCATCCTAAGGGCCTCGATCAAGACCTTCAGTTTCAAGCTGGGCAGGACCAGGGACTCACCTTTCTTTCTCGAGGGCACCATGGTGACGAGGCAAGCCGCGACATCGAACCGGCCCTCGGCGATCTCGCGGCCCATTTCGGAGAGCGAGAAGCGCCTCGACACCAACTCGAGGAGAGAAGAAGGCGGAGGCAAGGGAGCCGCGTCGGGATGGCTCGGGGCAGCGAGGTTCCAGCAGGCGGCGAGGAGGACGGAGGGAGAAGCCACGACGTGGGGGACGAGGCCGGAGAACTTGCCATTCTTGGCGTACCGGCTGAGAACGAGGGTCTTGAGCTGAGGCGGCGTGAGCGGCTCTGTGGGGTCCGGGGGCGGGGACGAAGTGGAGTTGAGCCTGTGGGTGGGGCGGCGGATCAGTGGGAGTCGGACATTGGAGGAGGCAACTCTTCGAAAGCTCAGATGCATTTGAATGGCGAAATGCGAGAGGGAGGAGACGGGAGAAATCCTCCACTTCCAGGAGATTTTCGGAGTTCACTCGGATTGGCGAGTTGCTTCTGAAGTTATGGCCCTCACGGGTAAATTAACTCCATTTGTCATGTTTATTGAAAAGTTGAAATATTTTATAGGGCAAAATCCAAATGAGAACGCGAAGCGGTGgccttattatttcaaagaaggacttGATCgaattcattttcattttttgaacttgttttccttttttttactttttctatttttcttttctttttccttttccctctacCGGCCCTCCGTCGGCTGCCGGGCGAGGGCCGACACCTTTATTTTCTTCAACCCCAACCTCATCTATCTTCTGTAACCCTTCGACTCCGATTGCTGAGGTTGCGCGACCTCGCCATTGCCTCACCTTGCGCCGCGCATCGTTCGCTGCCCTCACCTGGGTTGCGTCGACCGTCGAGGGGCTAGATTTTGGTCGCCTTGAGGTCGAGCGACCTCGGCGGCCATTGTCCGGTGTGGCCCGGCCAATCTCAGGGACCGCTGcgcctaaaaagaaaaaaatctcagGTAACCACATGATAGCCAACGTGAGAGAGTTAGGGTTTTGATGAATTGAGGCTTTCGGATTGAGGATTTGCAGAGAAACTGTGGAGGGAGAGAGGTGCTACAAATGGTGATGGAAGGAGGGCGGGCGAGGTCACCCTCACCTCACCCATGCTTGAGGTGGTCGGTTcggccgaaccgccggttccgattcaacGAAAAGGTGGAATCGGTGGTTCCGGGCCGGCTCCGGTTCCGGTTTTACGAAAAGGTGGAATCGGCGGTTTCGGGCCGGctccggttccggtttggaaccgtcggttcccaagcccaacggctctttcccccgtgcctcccccttcttttttttttttaaacgggtcggaaccggcccggaaccgccggttccgggcggGTTCCGAGTCTCTGggcccatttggccatgtctacatCGGGCCATCAAATTAAAGAGAGAACTGTCTTTTTTGTCGGAAACTTGATGTTTGACTTTGTTACAACACGGAGAGAGAAAATTCCAGGGATGCTTCCGGGGCTAATGAGTTCAGCAGGTGCCTTCCGGGATGCTACCAAGAAACAGCCCAGTTGACGTGAAACTGGGGGCATGGGCTCCCTTTAAAATCAAATCCTTCACCCTTTCAGAGCATGAACCATACAAACACATATCAGCAAATTACTGTTGCATCAGAAAGATGGTTTTCAAATTTACCACCATTGGTCTCACCGAGGATGCCGATGTTTCCTCTCTGTTTTCGCCGCCTACTCCTCCGCCGTCCACTGTTTGCCTTCCACTCAGCAAGACCTTCACCAGAGCGATGGCGGTCGCGGGCAGAGCCGCTGAAAGCGCTTCTTTTGGGTTCACTGCCCCTGCCGTCGAGGTTTGTTGTTGGAGGCCGAAGAAATCCTCCTCCTCCGACGACTCAGACTCAGATCTCCAATTGCTTCGGCCACAGGTACAGCTTCGCAAATTTACTTACGACGAACTGCAAGTCGCGACTGGCAATTTCAGCGAAGAGAATGTTCTGGGCCATGGCGGGTTTGGTAAGGTCTACAGAGGAATTTTACTTGATGGATCCCTGGCGGCAATAAAAAGATGTGCCCTATTCTCCGGCGAAGCTGAAGTGCAGAAACTTGCTGAAGTACAGGTCGGGAGTATGGCCAGGCACCGGAATCTGATCCAAATACTCGGCTTCTGTGATTCGATGGAACCGCAAAGACCTgtcaagaaaagaaaggcaagAACAGAACCGGTAGAGTGGCTGCTGGTATATCAATTGGCGGCCAACGGAAGTGTGGCTTCCTATTTGAGGGAGTGCACTGCATGGCAACCCGCTCTCGATTGGCCTACCCGGATGCACATTGCCGTAGGAGTAGCGAGAGGGCTCTCGTATCTTCACGAGGATTGCACTCTTCAGATCATTCACCTCGATATAAAGCCTTCAAACATTTTGTTGGATGAGAACTTCGAACCTCTCATTGGGGACTTTGGCTTggcaaaattcatgaatcacaaAGATTGGAACCAGGAGATCCAGAAGCCAAAAAGCGCCGGGGCATCACACCAGATGGCTGCGACGGAAGCAGTGAACAACCTTCAGATGGCCTTTTCCAGAGCAGAGTTATATCGTACCGATAAACTATGTGGTACGTATTGTTATATGCCTCCGGCGTACTTGATGCATGGAGAATTCTCGGCAAAGAATGATGTCTATGCATTCGGGATGGTGCTCCTTGAGCTCGTCTCTGGCTTGCCGATTTTCAATTTGTTGCAGCAAATCAATGATCTTAAGCGGTTGAAAGATATCCTGGAACAAAATGAGTTGGGATGTCTGATCGATCCCAACTTGAGAAGAGACTACGATGAGAATGAGGCTAAGAAATTAGTCAAACTGGCTCTCTTCTGCATCCAATCTTCACCAACAAAACGACCCATGATGTCGGAGGCGGTCCAAATTCTCAAAGGAAGCTGCTTAGATGAAAGATGGGAGAGTGAAAAGGAGGAGATAGTAGTTGATATCTGGCAAACTTGTTCGCAAACTTGTTCACAATCTTGCAGCACCCTCACTGGCATCGCATCTCATATTGATCCAGAGGAGCTATCAGGACCGAGATGATGTCTTTGTCCTGCAAGCGAACAGCCTTAGCATTGTAAATTTATGTTAGTCATGTACTGGTCGAGAAACTCGGGCTTCagttttctcttgattttctcAATGTGTTGTTGTCATCGCTGTCATTGATCGAGAATTTAAAACATCATCAGACATTTCAACGACCGCGAACCACTTGGTATCATTTCTTCTTGCCCAAAAACACAGACAAAAGTTACATGCAGAGATGCTGAAACAGCTAAAATAGGAGCTATCATGATTCAAAGAGTTGGATGTCATGTTCAGCCCATAACTGATAGGGCGTCAATTTTTCGATTCCATCACCTCTCGATCATCCATAGCCATCAATCCATCATTTGGAAGGAACCAACAATTTGGCCCGCCGATTGTTTGGATTTCGATCAAATTACGTAAATGGAAAAATTGAAGGTTAAAGTCAAATAGCTAAATACAAACACCTGGAAATTGGGACATTGCCTGTGGGACAAATGAATTTGATCTTGTACTCTTCGCATTACATGGACTTTAATATCTCAGCAATCTCTTcccctttctttccctttcccctCTTTCAAAGAAGCTTCAGGGAAGCAATCCCAGGTCAAGCTTAGTCCAAGTCAATTATCTGAAAAGGAAACTCCACAGCTTCTTGCAACTGGAGAGGTGAAAACGGAGTCTCGAGAAACTTTCACATACCAAACACGGATACTTCCGTACCTCCAGATTCTCCAGCTCAGGATAATCCGAAGAGCCGACAGTTGTCGTCCAATCTGATCTCATCGAGGAGCGCCTATCTTTAAGGACCTCTCTGCTTCAACTGAATGGCCGCTGCTGTTCGGAGAAGGATTGATTTCTAGTCTGTCCCTTCGTTAGTGGCAGAGCTGTCGACAACGCCGATCTGTTGGACCTTGGAGACTGGCTGCCGAGGACACGAGTCGCGCTCAGAGTGGCTAGGGGGCTCGCTCACTTGGGGAGCAAAGTGAGGCATTCAAAGCATATTGCTGGTACGCGCTGGCAAAGAATTTGTGGCAACCCTGGGAACTTTTGGCTCGTTCCGGAGattatcctcaaattcctcttCATGAGAAGGGCGATGTTCACGGTATGGAGTCATGCTCCTCCAGCTCCCCGCCGGTGCAGAGCTGTCCTTTCAGCTAGAGTTGGTTACGCTTGATGGGATGAATGTTAGCTGTGATTAATTACTTTATGCAACGATCCAAGATAATCATATTTAGATACGCGAATAACAGATTCATAAAATAGAAGAATTGAGGCACCTTGTTTcgaatccatcgttcttgatgcggaattgcgATCATCTaatgctcaagagcttcttcttTATGACCCTCTTTATCACCGGTTTCAATGAGACACCCTTTACGTATCACCAGTTTCAATGAGATGACCCCTCACGTATCGCTTCTAACGACTCTTTATGTGAGATTATGTGGATATTggggtttagaggagggacttgagctttatttatagagattgtAACATATCTCCTCATTATATACAAGGTTTATCTCGGCTCGTCTTGTCCAGCTCCATATTAAACTAAATAGGAAACTATATATCtcttctttattagaccaattaatatttacaataacaattaataaagcccatataataatatattctaacattctctCACTTGggttatattaattgaaattgtactgtATATGCGCATCTTTATATTGAGCAAGAGATAATTCCTAATAGTCAATTCGATTCCATAAAGTCTCAAGCATCGAATCATGGTAGTAactgtataaaaaaaaaaaaaaaacagatccaTTCATGGTCACAAATGCTTTTTAACTTTATTGATATGGATTTAATATGATAGTGTGGCAAACGAATAACATATCAAATAATAGAGAAACCTTATATGTTATCTTTCTTGTCGGTCACCATCCTCTTACTTTAAGTGTCACGAAACCTGATGTGCCACTAGAGAATATCCTCATAGTTTCAATGAACCCACATATATCCGAcatttatagttaactatattttatgtgtaacaagacatatgcatatggcaaaaaataaatgccccAACcattactcaaggtttacacaataccttgagattttcaacGGATATGTATTTAATACAAaaataacacattcataaacatttcattgaatgtaaaagagttaatacatatcaaaaccgttactaaaagtaacatgatacaaatgtaaactttattagagcaaacaCTAAAGACCTCtcactaaacattttcatttcacGATGCTTCTAAGCCCATGTTAATGACATATCATTCAAATACACAAGGACGTAGACCTTTAGTCAGTGGATTAGCAATAATAACATTTGTAGAAATATGCTATACTACAACGTCATCATTATGTACGGATtcctttatggtaaaaaaaattgacctccATATGCTTAGACCCATTGAGACATCTGTTGTTGTAAATGAACAACACTGCAGAGTTATTATCACAATGCAACTATGTAGGTTTGTTGACAAAATCAAAGacggtcaactccctaatgagattACGGAGCCAAATAGGCTGAGTAGTAGCCGAAAAACATGCTATAAAATCCACTTGCATGGTAGAGGATGATACGATTTTctgtttttcactttttatgaTACTGTACACCTGCTAGCATAAAGATGTACCCTATTGTTGACTTTTTGTCATCTTGACAATCAACATAATCTAAATCTGAATAGCCTACTAGCTGCATGTTTTGAACATATCTATAAGTTAGCATATAGTCTCTAGTTctttttaagtacctcaaaTCTTCTTGGCAGCAATCTAGTGATTGTGTCCTAGATTTGACTGATATTTGCCTAGAAGTCCTTGCAAAAGCAATGTCTGGCCTAGTACAAACttgtgcatacatgatactaccaagtgcactagcataaggtacattcttcATCTACGTTTTCTCAATATCCGAATAATGACATTGTGAAAGATTCAATTTATCACATTTGCAGACATGAGCAATGCACGATTTGCACTGCTGCATATTGAATCCCTCTAAAATATGATCAATATATGCCTTTTGAGATAAGCCCAATATGCGGCGATAACGATACTtatggatctcaatgccaagaacaaaagacgCCTCACTAAGATCATTCATATTAAAGTTATGTGACAACATATCATTCATATTAAAGTTACGTGACAATATTCTCTTTGTCTCATGCAGTACTTCAATATTGATGTTAGCAAGCAAGATGTTATCGacataaagaacgagaaaaataaatttcttcctACCGACCTTGCAGTATATACACTGATCTAACTTGTTCTcaataaacccaaaagaagtaatAACACTATGAAACTTTAAGTACCACCAGTTAGAAACTTGCTTTAAATCATagatagactttttcaatctacaaaccGGATTACTTGTATCATCTCGCCTAAAAACCTTGAGGCTATGCCATATAAACCTGTTCATCAAGGTCTCCATTCGGAAAAACAATTTTAACATCTATATAGTGAAACTCCATGTTaaaatgagctactaaagcCATGATCACTCTAAAAGAGTTTTTAAACCATTGATTCCTGATGAAACGGTGCGGCTGTTTACGTAGGAGTTGcagttatttttattaaatttatttttggattttaattaattatttatgtccAAGAGTTGCAATTTTTCAGACTAGATAGTTTTCGGACAATAAAGAGTTGTGTAAGAAATTAACTGTTCCTCAAATATGAAGAGGTGTGTCCGAAATTAACTGTTCTTTGGAAACGAAAAGTTGTGTCCAAATGACCCTTTTTGAGACATGACAAGTTGTCTTCCTTCAATTATTATATATTGAGTGATTCTGTTCATTTTCAGAATTTAacttatattttcattttctcaaaagatacaCAGCCAttgtttccaattgtttcccttAAGAGATCCTGGAGATATCAAAATGCTGTCTACTATTCTCGTCAAGACTTTATTGTATCATGGAGGATATTTGCCGGAAACCAGAAGCAATATTGTGGGACAATTAAATCCTTAATgagagtgttatcacgcctTAAAGTTCGATTCCATTTCATCCTGTTCCCGATGTTATTTTCCAACACACGGGATCCATCTAACATAGGTTCAGGTGCACTAATGCACATTCACCGAATAAAGCCCCATGATGATTCGTCTGGACATGTCATAGAGTAGAATGTTTAACAAATTTGTAGGTCGTAGAATATAAATCCATTGGATT
Protein-coding sequences here:
- the LOC115737791 gene encoding nuclear intron maturase 3, mitochondrial: MHLSFRRVASSNVRLPLIRRPTHRLNSTSSPPPDPTEPLTPPQLKTLVLSRYAKNGKFSGLVPHVVASPSVLLAACWNLAAPSHPDAAPLPPPSSLLELVSRRFSLSEMGREIAEGRFDVAACLVTMVPSRKKGESLVLPSLKLKVLIEALRMVLEVIYDERFATFAYGGRVGVGRHTAVRYLKTSVQNPSWWFTVKFDRKKFDCVHVSKLCKFIEEKIDDSFFIDLIRRLFECEAVIIELGGCYLGRGFPQESGLCAILINVYFNGLDKEIQDLRLRSNKENLKFESNENVSDSTSNVFYKPVKVYAVRYLDEMLFITSGSKIFTLDLKNNVVKYIEEKLELKVDRVRTAIHSPTMEKIEFLGMELQAVPPSVLHPPLSEKAIRARKKYLRQKEVKALEMKNARERNRKKLGLKILSHVFKKLKRSDGFKFDIQIENEVNEIFRTWADEVVQDFLGSLEEQYNWHRVLSAGNFLSLPRIRDQLPQELVFAYDKFQKQVDKHLSPVKAIKALREEERREEEDREQKYAEMTVHDLTRLCIRVDAPIELVRKAVKMAGFTNNMGRPRPIKLLIALDDADIVKWYAGVGKKWLNYFCCCHNFKMVKTVVTYHMRFSCILTLAEKHDSTKLEAIKHYSKDLKVLDACENEILYFPTEREVKMMGDRNLSDPKPVDGVLTLALIRLAFDCGPLHSCIAHFCDRTDVVFYRIRLLQNRLNVNPLNEEKWISGMGAIHESLNRKCLPVCPAHTDDLYMGKITLQNIDVSSFVDVDNL
- the LOC115737813 gene encoding BRASSINOSTEROID INSENSITIVE 1-associated receptor kinase 1-like, yielding MVFKFTTIGLTEDADVSSLFSPPTPPPSTVCLPLSKTFTRAMAVAGRAAESASFGFTAPAVEVCCWRPKKSSSSDDSDSDLQLLRPQVQLRKFTYDELQVATGNFSEENVLGHGGFGKVYRGILLDGSLAAIKRCALFSGEAEVQKLAEVQVGSMARHRNLIQILGFCDSMEPQRPVKKRKARTEPVEWLLVYQLAANGSVASYLRECTAWQPALDWPTRMHIAVGVARGLSYLHEDCTLQIIHLDIKPSNILLDENFEPLIGDFGLAKFMNHKDWNQEIQKPKSAGASHQMAATEAVNNLQMAFSRAELYRTDKLCGTYCYMPPAYLMHGEFSAKNDVYAFGMVLLELVSGLPIFNLLQQINDLKRLKDILEQNELGCLIDPNLRRDYDENEAKKLVKLALFCIQSSPTKRPMMSEAVQILKGSCLDERWESEKEEIVVDIWQTCSQTCSQSCSTLTGIASHIDPEELSGPR